The following coding sequences lie in one Melopsittacus undulatus isolate bMelUnd1 chromosome 9, bMelUnd1.mat.Z, whole genome shotgun sequence genomic window:
- the FBXO22 gene encoding F-box only protein 22: MEAAKGGFVLSNLAEVVERVLGFLPTKALLRAACVCRLWRECARRILRARQCLAWVSALEPGPADSHALVRAMARELEKVHVLPQTVLYIADAETFSGHEECHEQKKARKRNSKETAVALEKLLPKRCQVLGLVTPGIVVTPMGSCSNQPQEIEEGEAGFALLFPKIDGVKIHTFHFSKDVKNRVFDESKFAEAGLKNNPDLRVVLLFGYNSWKPGATRFLHQIVNPLNEKSIILAGGQVESFTSLTSENNNAQPGDACGVVGLAFSGPQIQSATVLLDQDVADERTAEAAMQRLKAANIPEHNTIGFMFACVGRGYRHYKTKRNMEADAFRKFFPNIPLFGFFGHGEIGCDRIVTGNFVLRECNDIKDNLLHGYTTVMTLIHLGSAKANQA, from the exons ATGGAGGCCGCAAAGGGCGGGTTCGTCCTCAGCAACCTGGCCGAGGTGGTGGAGCGCGTCCTCGGCTTCCTGCCCACCAAGGCGCTGCTGCGCGCCGCTTG CGTGTGCCGGCTGTGGAGGGAGTGCGCCCGGCGGATCCTGCGGGCACGGCAGTGCCTCGCGTGGGTGTCGGCGCTGGAGCCGGGCCCCGCCGACAGCCACGCGCTGGTGCGCGCCATGGCCCGCGAGCTCGAG AAGGTGCATGTGCTGCCCCAGACCGTGCTCTACATCGCCGATGCGGAAACCTTCAGCGGGCATGAGGAGTGTCACGAGCAGAAGAAag ccaggaaaagaaacagtaaagaaacagcagttgCGCTTGAAAAACTGTTGCCAAAGCGATGTCAGGTTCTTGGACTGGTCACTCCAGGGATTGTAG TTACCCCGATGGGTTCATGCAGCAATCAGCCTCAAGAAATCGAAGAGGGTGAAGCTGGAtttgctttgttatttcccAAAATTGATGGGGTGAAAATTCATACCTTCCATTTTTCTAAAGATGTGAAGAACAGGGTCTTTGATGAAAGTAAATTTGCTGAAGCAG gTCTGAAGAATAACCCAGATCTCCGGGTGGTTCTTCTGTTTGGCTACAACTCCTGGAAGCCTGGAGCTACTCGATTTCTTCATCAAATAGTCAATCCTTTGAATGAGAAAAGTATCATCCTGGCCGGGGGGCAAGTGGAGAGCTTTACATCATTAACCTCTGAGAA TAACAATGCCCAGCCTGGCGATGCCTGTGGTGTGGTTGGGTTGGCTTTCAGCGGTCCCCAGATCCAGAGTGCCACTGTTCTGTTAGACCAGGATGTAGCTGATGAGAGGACAGCAGAAGCCGCCATGCAGCGTCTCAAAGCAGCAAATATCCCTGAGCATAACACCATTGGCTTCATGTTTGCGTGTGTTGGCAGAGGATATCGGCAttataaaaccaaaaggaatATGGAAGCAGATGCATTTAGGAAGTTTTTTCCAAACATTCCCCTCTTTGGCTTTTTTGGACATGGGGAAATAGGATGTGATCGAATAGTTACTGGGAATTTCGTATTAAGAGAATGTAATGACATAAAGGATAACCTGCTTCATGGCTACACTACTGTTATGACTCTTATTCACCTTGGGTCAGCTAAAGCAAACCAGgcataa